The nucleotide window CATCATTCATTTGCGCAACCAATTCTTCCTTCGAAAGCGCATTATGGCCGAAAATCATATCGGCATCTTCTTTACAGTCAATGATATACCAGCATTCTGTTTTTCCGAGCTCACCGTTCTCATGAACCTTGGCATAAGCATCATCTGGATGTACTTGAACAGATAAATCCATGTTTGCATCTAGAATCTTCGTTAACAGTGGAAATACTTCTCCACTAGGATTCCCAAATAATTCAGGATGCTCTTTCCATAGGTTATCCAATGTCATTCCGGCAAATGGCCCATTTTCAATCACCGATGGACCATTCGGGTGTGCAGAAATAGCCCAGCATTCTCCCGTATGTTCAGTCGGAATAGCATATCCGAACTCTTCCTTTAAAGCGGTGCCGCCCCAAATTCTTTCCTTAAAAACGGGTTGTAAAAATAACGGTTGCATAAAAAGACCTCCTCAAATCTAATCCGTCATAAACTTGTAGCGTAAAACAGCAGCAAGTCCTGCACCATGCTTGAAATCTCCACTCGTAATCAGGTCTTTCAATTCCTGCATGGTGACTGTATGTAATTCAATTTGTTCACTGTTTTCCAGATTTTGCTCTGTGGGAGTGAGGCCAGCCGCCGCAAACAAATAGATTTCCTCCGTCGTGGAACCTGGTGACGGATAAAAGCTTCCTAAATCAAGCCAGTGCTCGGCCACATAGCCTGTCTCTTCCTCTAGCTCTTTTTTCGCAACCTCAAGAGGATCGATTCCGTCGTGATCAATCATCCCCGCAGGTAATTCCCATTGCCAACTGGTAAGCGCATGACGATATTGTTTTAAACAAACTACATCATGATCTTTCGTAATAGGCAGAACGCAAACACCCTTTGCAAAATCTAAATAGGAAAAGTTCTTTTCCTCGCCATTTGGCAGAACAACCCGATCAATGGTGATCCCAAAACGATCCACCTTTGTTTTAATAGAAGTAGCAATACTCCAAGTCATTTCTCCATCACCCCTTACTATCCTACTTATGTACTGATTCCTCGTTCTTCGCAAGCCCCAACAACACCAGGTGCACACTCCGCCACCCAGAATAATCCTTTTCGGTGAAAGAATCAAGATATATGGCATGAAGGCTTGCGCTAGATAGATAGTACCCCTCCATCTGATTTTAACTCAGAATGAACGTCAATAATAGTAAAAAGAGGGGTACGAAACCTGTCGATTAGCTTTTCGTTGATCACGACAAATTTCTCATTATTTCTCTTCAATTATTTGCTACTATTACATTACCAATAGGTATAAAACGCTCCAAGATTCGTTTCATTGTAAGCGATTACATCCGACATACAATTGAAAAACATAACAAGATTCAGGTGCAACTATCAAACTCGGTGGGAGTGGATTTCATGGAAAGGGATGGAAATCTATTAGTTGGATTACTTTGGGGTACATCACTAAGTATCCCCTTATGGGTTGCGTTTTTCGGTTGGATCAAGCTTATTACTCATTTCTTTGTGCACTAAACCGACCAGGATTCCACCGGGCGATTATGATTTAGTCATGTCCGCCAGC belongs to Neobacillus sp. OS1-2 and includes:
- a CDS encoding NUDIX hydrolase, which codes for MTWSIATSIKTKVDRFGITIDRVVLPNGEEKNFSYLDFAKGVCVLPITKDHDVVCLKQYRHALTSWQWELPAGMIDHDGIDPLEVAKKELEEETGYVAEHWLDLGSFYPSPGSTTEEIYLFAAAGLTPTEQNLENSEQIELHTVTMQELKDLITSGDFKHGAGLAAVLRYKFMTD